In Mustela nigripes isolate SB6536 chromosome 12, MUSNIG.SB6536, whole genome shotgun sequence, one DNA window encodes the following:
- the LOC132027962 gene encoding small ubiquitin-related modifier 2-like, protein MADKKPKEGVKTENNDHINLKVAGWDGSVVQLKIKRHTSLSKLMKAYCERQGLSMRQIKFQFDGQPINETDTPTQAEMENEDTIDVFQQQTGVIY, encoded by the coding sequence ATGGCCGACAAAAAGCCCAAGGAAGGAGTCAAGACTGAGAACAACGATCATATTAATTTGAAAGTGGCGGGGTGGGATGGTTCTGTGGTGCAGTTGAAGATTAAGAGGCACACATCACTTAGTAAACTAATGAAAGCCTACTGTGAACGACAGGGTTTGTCAATGAGGCAGATCAAATTCCAATTTGATGGGCAGCCAATTAATGAAACAGACACACCTACACAGGCGGAAATGGAGAATGAAGATACAATTGATGTGTTCCAGCAGCAGACAGGTGTCATCTACTAA